In the Streptomyces sp. f51 genome, one interval contains:
- a CDS encoding Ig-like domain repeat protein: MRTTRLSAAMVAAAVVSGTLALASPASADPTPAGTFRKLVGVGSDTTQDVLNALAGDTVNGNAYTATAVKSADGAGIASYDAIEPVTGSTTSNIQTRTGGPSFLRPNGSGKGRLALSMALTGDKFPDSSGVSIKGQVDFARSSSGPSSSGTAFTYIPFARDAVGVAVRGSALGTLTVDQLHDIYSGTLTVVNGQTVHPKIPQSGSGTRKFFLGAIGLTDATLSPTVATVQENQANGAVDADGALVPFSVGSWIAQNNGIAPDFSTTAAAAGAHLAAVQLPGDTGATTPVATVNGKLAPVGAYYENATFGRDVYNVVPSRAIDPTSVFFDKDLYDVFVTSGTHEAALASDAAEGVIAKFGFVNESYNGSVNLAKHAKLGGLEESGVDASTPAAPTLSGTRGDGSVKLGWTAPAATALPVTDYRVTLTGSDGAVVAVKDLPATTTSYTFSGLALGHYTATVSAANLNGTGTAASWTGDIKYTTTLKATTATTAYGKTPKVAVAVTGTHGVVPTGTVTVKEGTTTLGTGTLDSTGKVSVSLSSHLKVATHALTVSYAGNGKLLTSNGTTSLTVSKASATVSTTAPASISHLSQAKVTVKVTATGTTPTGTVRIYEGSRVIATGTLSGGKVTVKLPKLSRGTHTLHAWYVGSTTVSSKNGANFKIKST, translated from the coding sequence ATGCGCACGACGCGCCTTTCGGCGGCCATGGTCGCCGCCGCCGTGGTGTCCGGCACGCTGGCTCTGGCGAGCCCGGCGTCCGCCGACCCCACCCCCGCCGGCACGTTCCGCAAGCTGGTCGGCGTGGGTTCGGACACCACCCAGGACGTGCTCAACGCCCTCGCCGGCGACACGGTCAACGGCAACGCCTACACGGCCACCGCCGTGAAGTCGGCCGACGGCGCGGGCATCGCCTCCTACGACGCGATCGAGCCCGTCACCGGCTCCACCACGTCGAACATCCAGACCCGTACGGGCGGCCCGTCCTTCCTGCGCCCCAACGGCTCCGGCAAGGGCCGCCTCGCCCTGAGCATGGCGCTCACCGGCGACAAGTTCCCCGACAGCTCGGGCGTCTCCATCAAGGGCCAGGTCGACTTCGCCCGCTCCTCAAGCGGCCCGAGCTCCTCGGGAACCGCCTTCACCTACATCCCGTTCGCACGGGACGCGGTCGGCGTCGCGGTCCGCGGCTCGGCCCTGGGCACGCTGACCGTGGACCAGCTGCACGACATCTACTCGGGCACGCTGACCGTGGTGAACGGCCAGACCGTGCACCCGAAGATCCCGCAGAGCGGCTCCGGCACCCGCAAGTTCTTCCTCGGCGCCATCGGTCTCACCGACGCCACGCTCTCCCCGACCGTCGCGACCGTCCAGGAGAACCAGGCCAACGGCGCCGTCGACGCGGACGGCGCGCTCGTCCCGTTCTCGGTGGGCAGCTGGATCGCCCAGAACAACGGCATCGCCCCGGACTTCAGCACCACCGCGGCCGCCGCCGGCGCCCACCTGGCCGCCGTGCAGCTGCCCGGGGACACCGGCGCCACCACGCCGGTCGCCACCGTGAACGGCAAGCTCGCCCCGGTCGGCGCCTACTACGAGAACGCCACCTTCGGCCGCGACGTCTACAACGTCGTCCCGAGCCGGGCGATCGACCCGACCAGCGTCTTCTTCGACAAGGACCTCTACGACGTCTTCGTCACCAGCGGCACCCACGAGGCGGCTCTCGCCTCCGACGCCGCCGAGGGCGTCATCGCCAAGTTCGGCTTCGTGAACGAGTCCTACAACGGCTCGGTCAACCTTGCCAAGCACGCCAAGCTCGGCGGCCTGGAGGAGTCGGGCGTCGACGCCTCCACGCCGGCCGCGCCCACTCTGAGCGGCACCCGCGGCGACGGCAGCGTCAAGCTCGGCTGGACCGCCCCGGCCGCCACCGCCCTCCCGGTCACCGACTACCGCGTGACCCTGACCGGTTCGGACGGCGCCGTCGTGGCCGTCAAGGACCTCCCGGCCACCACCACCTCGTACACCTTCAGCGGTCTGGCCCTCGGCCACTACACGGCCACGGTCTCCGCCGCCAACCTCAACGGCACCGGTACCGCCGCCTCCTGGACCGGCGACATCAAGTACACGACCACCCTGAAGGCGACCACCGCGACGACCGCGTACGGCAAGACGCCGAAGGTCGCCGTCGCGGTCACCGGCACGCACGGTGTCGTCCCGACCGGCACGGTCACCGTGAAGGAGGGCACCACCACCCTCGGCACCGGCACCCTGGACAGCACCGGCAAGGTCTCCGTCAGCCTGTCCAGCCACCTCAAGGTCGCCACGCACGCCCTCACGGTGTCGTACGCGGGCAACGGCAAGCTCCTGACGTCCAACGGCACCACGTCGCTGACCGTCTCGAAGGCGTCCGCGACCGTCTCCACCACGGCGCCCGCCTCGATCAGCCACCTCTCGCAGGCCAAGGTCACCGTCAAGGTCACCGCGACCGGCACCACGCCGACCGGCACGGTCCGCATCTACGAGGGCTCGCGCGTCATCGCCACCGGCACCCTGAGCGGCGGCAAGGTCACCGTCAAGCTGCCGAAGCTGTCCCGCGGCACGCACACCCTGCACGCCTGGTACGTCGGCTCCACCACGGTGAGCTCGAAGAACGGCGCCAACTTCAAGATCAAGTCCACCTGA
- a CDS encoding BMP family ABC transporter substrate-binding protein has product MRRIASLTRVAVGVASLALAATACGGTSSDSNSSSNSSSSGGAKGLAIAYDVGGKGDQSFNDAAFEGLQKAKKEFGYQTADVEPTDNETDADKQQRLESLARQGYNPVIGIGFAYGPALEKAAAKFPKTSFGIVDSVVPGKNVASLVFAEQESSYLAGVAAAKATKSNVVGFIGGVDVPLIHKFEAGYTQGVKDTKPGVKVLSQYLTQTAAEGGFSSPDKGKAAAEGQIEKKADVLYAAAGLSGQGVIEAASKAGVWAIGVDSDQYKQAALSAYKDKILTSALKDVGGAVYSMAGSVHDGKPLTGTQTFDLKVNGVGLADSNPKMAQIAGLTDAVAKAKAAIIAGDIKVKTS; this is encoded by the coding sequence ATGCGTCGGATAGCCAGCCTGACCCGCGTCGCGGTGGGGGTCGCGTCGCTCGCACTCGCCGCCACCGCCTGCGGCGGCACCAGCAGCGACAGCAACAGCAGCAGCAACAGCAGTTCGAGCGGTGGCGCCAAGGGCCTCGCGATCGCGTACGACGTCGGCGGCAAGGGCGACCAGTCCTTCAACGACGCCGCGTTCGAGGGCCTCCAGAAGGCCAAGAAGGAGTTCGGCTACCAGACGGCCGACGTCGAGCCCACCGACAACGAGACCGACGCCGACAAGCAGCAGCGTCTGGAGTCGCTGGCCAGGCAGGGCTACAACCCGGTCATCGGCATCGGCTTCGCCTACGGCCCCGCGCTGGAGAAGGCCGCCGCGAAGTTCCCGAAGACCAGCTTCGGCATCGTGGACTCGGTCGTCCCGGGCAAGAACGTGGCCTCCCTGGTCTTCGCCGAGCAGGAGTCCTCCTACCTCGCCGGTGTCGCGGCCGCCAAGGCCACCAAGAGCAACGTCGTCGGCTTCATCGGCGGCGTGGACGTTCCGCTGATCCACAAGTTCGAGGCCGGCTACACCCAGGGCGTCAAGGACACCAAGCCCGGCGTCAAGGTCCTCTCGCAGTACCTGACGCAGACCGCCGCCGAGGGTGGCTTCTCCAGCCCCGACAAGGGCAAGGCCGCCGCCGAGGGCCAGATCGAGAAGAAGGCCGACGTCCTCTACGCCGCGGCCGGCCTCTCCGGCCAGGGTGTCATTGAGGCCGCGTCCAAGGCGGGCGTGTGGGCGATCGGTGTCGACTCCGACCAGTACAAGCAGGCGGCGCTGTCCGCGTACAAGGACAAGATCCTGACCTCCGCGCTCAAGGACGTCGGCGGCGCGGTCTACAGCATGGCTGGCTCGGTGCACGACGGTAAGCCGCTGACGGGCACGCAGACCTTCGACCTCAAGGTCAACGGTGTCGGCCTCGCCGACAGCAACCCGAAGATGGCGCAGATCGCCGGTCTGACCGACGCCGTGGCGAAGGCCAAGGCTGCCATCATCGCCGGTGACATCAAGGTCAAGACCTCCTAG
- a CDS encoding M20 family metallopeptidase — MSRESEADLPGEPLLPGALPEALRAELVAFRRDLHMHPELGNQEFRTTAAIKARLEQAGLEPRVLSIGTGLICDIGDADDVRPMLALRADIDALPIPDTKSDCAYRSTVPDRAHACGHDIHTTVVLGAGLVLAALHEQGLLPRRVRLIFQPAEEVLPGGAPDAIESGVLEGVGRIVGVHCDPRVDAGRIGLRHGAITSACDRLEVALDGAGGHTARPHLTTDLVTAAARVVTDVPALVARRVDARSGLAVTWGRIESGHACNVIPQHAELSGTIRCLDLDAWRAAPDLVHAAIDEIANLYRAKSEINYIRGVPPVVNDPAVTELLREAMTARRGAHSIEDTEQSLGGEDFSWYLEHVPGAMARLGVRRPGDRTTRDLHRGDFDADEHAITVGVEMFTAAALLAQDTP, encoded by the coding sequence ATGTCCCGAGAGTCCGAGGCCGATCTCCCCGGGGAGCCGCTGCTCCCGGGCGCGCTGCCCGAGGCACTGCGCGCCGAACTCGTCGCGTTCCGCCGCGACTTGCACATGCACCCGGAGCTCGGCAACCAGGAGTTCCGTACCACCGCGGCCATCAAGGCGCGCCTGGAGCAGGCGGGCCTCGAACCGCGGGTCCTCTCCATCGGTACGGGTCTCATCTGTGACATCGGGGACGCGGACGACGTACGCCCCATGCTGGCGCTGCGCGCCGACATCGACGCGCTGCCCATCCCGGACACGAAGAGTGACTGCGCCTACCGCTCGACCGTGCCCGACCGCGCCCACGCCTGCGGTCACGACATCCACACGACGGTCGTGCTCGGCGCCGGTCTCGTCCTCGCCGCCCTGCACGAGCAGGGCCTGCTGCCCCGGCGGGTCCGGCTGATCTTCCAGCCCGCGGAGGAGGTCCTGCCGGGCGGCGCGCCGGACGCGATCGAGTCCGGCGTGCTCGAAGGGGTCGGGCGGATCGTCGGCGTCCACTGCGACCCGCGGGTCGACGCGGGGCGCATCGGACTGCGGCACGGCGCCATCACCTCGGCCTGCGACCGTCTTGAGGTGGCACTCGACGGCGCGGGCGGCCACACCGCGCGCCCGCATCTCACCACCGACCTCGTCACCGCCGCCGCGCGGGTCGTCACCGACGTGCCGGCGCTCGTCGCCCGGCGGGTGGACGCCCGCAGCGGACTCGCGGTGACCTGGGGCCGCATCGAGTCGGGGCACGCCTGCAACGTGATCCCGCAGCACGCCGAGCTGTCGGGGACGATCCGCTGCCTGGACCTCGACGCCTGGCGGGCCGCGCCCGACCTCGTCCACGCGGCCATCGACGAGATCGCGAACCTCTACCGCGCCAAGTCCGAGATCAACTACATCCGGGGCGTTCCGCCCGTCGTCAACGACCCGGCCGTCACCGAGCTGCTCCGCGAGGCGATGACGGCCCGGCGCGGCGCGCACTCCATCGAGGACACCGAGCAGAGCCTGGGCGGCGAGGACTTCTCCTGGTACCTGGAGCACGTGCCCGGTGCCATGGCCCGGCTCGGCGTGCGCCGCCCCGGCGACCGCACCACCCGCGACCTGCACCGCGGCGACTTCGACGCCGACGAGCACGCGATCACGGTCGGCGTGGAGATGTTCACCGCCGCCGCCCTCCTGGCGCAGGACACTCCCTAG
- a CDS encoding BMP family ABC transporter substrate-binding protein: MRRVTRIALAGTATASLALALSACGGTSTSSSSSDSKSGHKGLALAYDVGGKGDQSFNDAAYEGLKKAKAEFKYATADLEPTDGETDADKTQRLISLAKQGYNPVIGIGYSYGPAVKAAAAKLPNTTFGIVDDSTVTAKNVADLVFSEQEASYLAGVTAAKATKSNTVGFIGGVDVPLIHKFEAGFEQGVKDTKPGVKVLSQYLTQTAQEGGFSSPDKGKTAAEGQIEKKADVVYAAAGLSGQGVIEAASAKKVLAIGVDSDQYQQAALAQYKDAILTSATKDVAKAVYNLAKSVEDGKPESGIVRGDLKSGEVGLADSNPSFKSNTAIQDAVKAAQEKIISGAIKVKTS, from the coding sequence ATGCGCCGGGTTACCCGCATCGCGCTCGCAGGCACTGCGACCGCCTCTCTCGCCCTCGCTCTGTCCGCCTGTGGCGGCACCTCGACCTCCTCGTCCTCCTCGGACTCCAAGAGTGGTCACAAGGGCCTCGCTCTCGCGTACGACGTCGGCGGCAAGGGCGACCAGTCCTTCAACGACGCCGCGTACGAGGGTCTGAAGAAGGCGAAGGCCGAGTTCAAGTACGCCACCGCCGACCTCGAGCCCACCGACGGCGAGACGGACGCGGACAAGACGCAGCGCCTGATCTCGCTGGCCAAGCAGGGTTACAACCCGGTCATCGGCATCGGCTACTCCTACGGCCCTGCCGTCAAGGCCGCCGCGGCCAAGCTCCCGAACACCACGTTCGGCATCGTCGACGACTCCACCGTCACGGCGAAGAACGTCGCGGACCTGGTCTTCTCCGAGCAGGAGGCCTCCTACCTGGCCGGCGTCACCGCCGCCAAGGCCACCAAGAGCAACACCGTCGGCTTCATCGGCGGCGTGGACGTTCCGCTGATCCACAAGTTCGAGGCGGGCTTCGAGCAGGGTGTCAAGGACACCAAGCCCGGCGTCAAGGTCCTCTCGCAGTACCTGACGCAGACCGCCCAGGAGGGTGGCTTCTCCAGCCCCGACAAGGGCAAGACGGCCGCCGAGGGCCAGATCGAGAAGAAGGCCGACGTCGTCTACGCGGCGGCCGGTCTGTCCGGTCAGGGTGTCATCGAGGCCGCCTCCGCCAAGAAGGTCCTGGCGATCGGTGTCGACTCCGACCAGTACCAGCAGGCCGCGCTCGCGCAGTACAAGGACGCGATCCTGACCTCCGCGACCAAGGATGTCGCCAAGGCGGTCTACAACCTGGCGAAGTCGGTCGAGGACGGTAAGCCCGAGAGCGGTATCGTTCGGGGCGATCTGAAGTCCGGTGAGGTCGGCCTGGCCGACTCCAACCCGTCCTTCAAGAGCAACACCGCGATCCAGGACGCCGTCAAGGCCGCCCAGGAGAAGATCATCAGCGGTGCGATCAAGGTCAAGACCAGCTGA
- a CDS encoding phosphate ABC transporter ATP-binding protein yields the protein MSAWFGSHLVLERVSLTMPAGQVTSLIGPSGCGKSTFLRTLNRMHELIPSAQMAGEVLFDGEDIYAPERRLTEARRRIGMVFQKPNPFPAMSIYDNVVAGLRLTGTRAGRREKDELVEESLTRAGLWKEVRDRLRQPGGALSGGQQQRLCIARALAVRPRVLLMDEPCSALDPTSTRRVEETIHELAGQVTVVIVTHNMQQAARVSHQCAFFLAEQGTPGGIVEHGATTDIFGTPRDPRTADYVAGRFG from the coding sequence GTGTCGGCCTGGTTCGGCAGCCACCTGGTGCTGGAGCGCGTCTCCCTCACCATGCCCGCCGGACAGGTCACCTCCCTGATCGGCCCCTCCGGCTGCGGCAAGTCGACCTTCCTGCGCACCCTCAACCGGATGCACGAGCTGATCCCCTCCGCCCAGATGGCCGGCGAGGTGCTCTTCGACGGCGAGGACATCTACGCCCCCGAGCGGCGGCTGACCGAGGCACGGCGCCGGATCGGCATGGTCTTCCAGAAGCCGAACCCGTTCCCGGCCATGTCGATCTACGACAACGTGGTCGCGGGCCTGCGTCTGACCGGCACGCGTGCCGGCCGCCGGGAGAAGGACGAGCTGGTCGAGGAGAGTCTGACCAGGGCCGGCCTGTGGAAGGAGGTCAGAGACCGGCTGCGGCAGCCCGGCGGCGCGCTCTCCGGAGGCCAGCAGCAGCGGCTGTGCATCGCCCGCGCCCTCGCCGTACGGCCCCGGGTGCTCCTGATGGACGAACCGTGCTCGGCGCTCGACCCGACCTCCACCCGCCGCGTCGAGGAGACCATCCACGAGCTCGCCGGCCAGGTGACCGTCGTCATCGTCACCCACAACATGCAGCAGGCGGCCCGCGTCTCCCACCAGTGCGCCTTCTTCCTCGCCGAGCAGGGCACCCCGGGCGGAATCGTCGAGCACGGCGCCACCACCGACATCTTCGGCACTCCCAGGGACCCGCGCACGGCGGACTACGTGGCGGGCCGCTTCGGCTGA
- a CDS encoding ABC transporter ATP-binding protein, protein MNASSSPPAGAVDGQTTAVELAGITKRFPGVVANHDIHLSVRKGTVHALVGENGAGKSTLMKILYGMQKPDEGTIAVDGEQVTFSSPGDAIARGIGMVHQHFMLADNLTVLENVVLGSEKLYGIGAKARRKIVELSERYGLGARPDVLVEELGVADRQRVEILKVLYRGARILILDEPTAVLVPQEVDALFDNLRELKAEGLSVIFISHKLGEVLSVADDITVIRRGTTVGTAVPSETTPRQLAELMVGSELPTPETSESTVTDQAVIEVDDLVVFAKGSVSMGKGSAALLMDEVERGAVRLVLDHVSFTIHAGEVMGIAGVEGNGQTELIDALIGLKAADSGVIRFAGEDITALSTRKRRENGIGYIPEDRHRHGLLLEAPLWENRILGHVTEKPNAKGVWIDIKGAQQDTRRIVEQYDVRTPGIDVTAASLSGGNQQKLIVGREMSHKPKFLIAAHPTRGVDVGAQAQIWDQIRAARREGLAVLLISADLDELIGLSDTLRVIYNGKLVADADPATITPEELGSAMTGAASGHLENEELAEAAELEEPAENPADAPEDEAR, encoded by the coding sequence ATCAACGCGTCCAGCAGCCCTCCGGCCGGCGCGGTCGACGGTCAGACGACCGCTGTCGAACTCGCCGGGATCACCAAGCGATTCCCTGGCGTCGTGGCCAACCACGACATCCACCTCAGCGTCCGCAAGGGCACCGTGCACGCCCTCGTCGGCGAGAACGGCGCCGGCAAGTCGACGCTGATGAAGATTCTCTACGGCATGCAGAAGCCGGACGAGGGCACCATCGCCGTCGACGGCGAACAGGTCACCTTCTCGTCGCCCGGCGACGCCATCGCCCGCGGCATCGGCATGGTCCACCAGCACTTCATGCTGGCCGACAACCTCACCGTCCTGGAGAACGTCGTCCTCGGCAGCGAGAAGCTGTACGGGATCGGCGCCAAGGCCCGCCGCAAGATCGTGGAGCTCTCCGAGCGCTACGGTCTCGGAGCCCGCCCCGACGTCCTCGTCGAGGAACTCGGTGTCGCCGACCGGCAGCGCGTGGAGATCCTCAAGGTCCTCTACCGCGGTGCCCGCATCCTGATCCTCGACGAGCCCACCGCCGTCCTGGTGCCGCAGGAGGTCGACGCGCTCTTCGACAACCTGCGCGAGCTCAAGGCCGAGGGCCTGTCGGTCATCTTCATCTCCCACAAGCTGGGCGAGGTCCTCTCCGTCGCCGACGACATCACCGTCATCCGGCGCGGCACGACGGTCGGCACCGCCGTCCCGTCCGAGACGACCCCGCGCCAGCTCGCCGAGCTGATGGTCGGCAGCGAACTGCCCACGCCGGAGACGTCCGAGTCGACGGTCACCGACCAGGCCGTGATCGAGGTCGACGACCTGGTCGTCTTCGCCAAGGGCTCGGTGTCGATGGGCAAGGGCTCCGCCGCCCTGCTCATGGACGAGGTGGAGCGCGGCGCCGTACGGCTCGTGCTCGACCACGTCTCCTTCACCATCCACGCCGGTGAGGTCATGGGCATCGCGGGCGTCGAGGGCAACGGCCAGACCGAGCTCATCGACGCGCTGATCGGCCTGAAGGCAGCCGACTCCGGCGTCATCCGGTTCGCGGGCGAGGACATCACCGCGCTGTCCACGCGCAAGCGCCGCGAGAACGGCATCGGCTACATCCCCGAGGACCGTCACCGCCACGGCCTTCTCCTGGAGGCCCCCCTCTGGGAGAACCGCATCCTCGGCCACGTCACCGAGAAGCCCAACGCCAAGGGTGTCTGGATCGACATCAAGGGTGCCCAGCAGGACACCCGCCGCATCGTCGAGCAGTACGACGTGCGCACCCCCGGCATCGACGTCACCGCGGCCTCCCTGTCCGGCGGCAACCAGCAGAAGCTGATCGTCGGCCGCGAGATGAGCCACAAGCCGAAGTTCCTGATCGCCGCCCACCCCACCCGCGGTGTGGACGTCGGTGCCCAGGCGCAGATCTGGGACCAGATCCGCGCGGCGCGCCGCGAGGGACTCGCCGTCCTGTTGATCTCGGCGGACCTGGACGAGCTGATCGGCCTGTCCGACACGCTCCGGGTGATCTACAACGGCAAGCTGGTCGCGGACGCGGACCCGGCCACCATCACCCCGGAGGAACTCGGCTCGGCCATGACCGGCGCCGCCTCCGGACACCTGGAGAACGAGGAGCTCGCCGAAGCGGCCGAGCTCGAAGAGCCCGCCGAGAACCCGGCGGACGCCCCGGAAGACGAGGCCCGCTGA
- a CDS encoding phosphate ABC transporter substrate-binding protein PstS: MRSHLHTALGRLRALGTLGALLGVIAGLLAGPLAAPAAAESYTPISGAGSTWAENAVDEWRRAVNQYGMRISYAGTGSSDGRRQFLSGTVDFAVSDIPFQTHPTDGSAAERPASGSYAYMPIVAGGTVFMYHLTVNGKRLTNLRLSGDVVTKIFTGAVKTWDDPVIKADNPGVQLPHRTIVPVVRSDGSGSTAQFTMWMANQHKSLWQAYCARVGRSGACGQTSYYPTVSGMIAQSGDLGVAGYVAQNYGEGAIGYVNYSYALNAHYPVAKVLNHAGYYTEPTPQNVAVSLLKAQINNDRNSADYLTQKLDGVYNDSDKRNYPLSSYSYMILPLKVQGTFTKAKGKTLGAFSYYFMCQGQQQAPSLGYSPLPINLVKAGFDQIRRIPGVQAQSINIRGCNNPTFSSDGHNKLAETAPYPAACDKKGAPPCTTGSGGAKAGGSSGGSGSTGGSGGSASGGSTGGGSDGGTSGGSSGSGGTAAGGGTGGSSAPVVDPDTGQTLSPGSGGGSGTGASGGSGGGNGGSGAAADTIALAQPVAVSGSQGWTTTQTLMLIAAFLVLGLVLLPSVVSRVITGRGAGKDTGEGQRR, from the coding sequence ATGCGCAGCCACCTCCACACCGCCCTCGGGCGCCTGCGGGCGCTCGGGACGCTCGGCGCGCTGCTCGGCGTGATCGCCGGGCTGCTGGCCGGTCCGCTGGCGGCCCCCGCCGCGGCAGAGAGCTACACGCCGATATCCGGCGCCGGTTCCACCTGGGCCGAGAACGCCGTCGACGAATGGCGGCGCGCCGTCAACCAGTACGGCATGCGGATCAGCTACGCCGGCACCGGATCGTCCGACGGCCGCCGCCAGTTCCTCAGCGGAACCGTCGACTTCGCCGTCTCGGACATCCCGTTCCAGACGCACCCGACCGACGGCTCGGCCGCCGAGCGGCCCGCGTCCGGGTCGTACGCCTACATGCCGATCGTGGCCGGCGGCACCGTCTTCATGTACCACCTGACCGTCAACGGCAAGCGGCTCACCAACCTGCGCCTGTCGGGCGACGTGGTCACCAAGATCTTCACCGGTGCCGTCAAGACCTGGGACGACCCGGTCATCAAGGCCGACAACCCGGGCGTCCAGCTTCCGCACCGCACGATCGTCCCCGTCGTACGCTCCGACGGCTCGGGCTCCACGGCCCAGTTCACGATGTGGATGGCCAACCAGCACAAGTCGCTGTGGCAGGCCTACTGCGCCAGGGTCGGCCGCTCCGGGGCCTGCGGGCAGACCTCGTACTACCCGACCGTCTCCGGCATGATCGCCCAGTCCGGCGACCTCGGCGTCGCGGGGTACGTCGCCCAGAACTACGGCGAGGGCGCGATCGGGTACGTCAACTACTCGTACGCCCTGAACGCGCACTATCCGGTCGCCAAGGTCCTCAACCACGCGGGCTACTACACCGAGCCGACCCCGCAGAACGTCGCGGTCTCGCTGCTCAAGGCGCAGATCAACAACGACCGGAACTCCGCCGACTACCTCACGCAGAAGCTCGACGGCGTCTACAACGACTCCGACAAGCGCAACTACCCGCTGTCCAGCTACTCGTACATGATCCTGCCCCTGAAGGTGCAGGGCACCTTCACCAAGGCCAAGGGCAAGACGCTCGGCGCGTTCTCGTACTACTTCATGTGCCAGGGCCAGCAACAGGCGCCCTCGCTCGGCTACTCGCCGCTGCCGATCAACCTGGTGAAGGCGGGCTTCGACCAGATCCGCCGCATCCCGGGCGTCCAGGCCCAGAGCATCAACATCAGGGGCTGCAACAACCCGACCTTCTCCAGCGACGGGCACAACAAGCTCGCCGAGACCGCCCCCTACCCGGCCGCCTGCGACAAGAAGGGCGCCCCGCCCTGCACCACAGGCAGCGGCGGCGCCAAGGCGGGCGGAAGCTCGGGCGGTTCGGGCTCCACGGGCGGCAGCGGCGGCTCCGCCTCGGGCGGCAGCACCGGCGGCGGCTCCGACGGCGGTACCTCCGGCGGGAGTTCGGGCAGCGGCGGCACCGCCGCGGGAGGCGGGACCGGCGGCAGCTCCGCACCCGTCGTCGACCCGGACACCGGCCAGACGCTCTCGCCCGGCTCGGGCGGCGGCTCGGGAACGGGTGCCTCCGGCGGCAGCGGCGGCGGCAACGGGGGAAGCGGAGCGGCGGCCGACACCATCGCGCTCGCCCAGCCGGTCGCCGTGTCCGGCAGCCAGGGCTGGACCACCACCCAGACGCTCATGCTGATCGCCGCCTTCCTGGTGCTCGGCCTGGTCCTGCTGCCCTCCGTGGTCTCCCGGGTGATCACAGGACGCGGCGCGGGCAAGGACACCGGAGAGGGGCAGCGCCGATGA
- a CDS encoding sortase, translated as MTVAVQTTLATPLPRPGVRSVTAVRHLARGGLLTLAALLLGLTAQLLFLSGFQERAAQHAAYDSLRAQLALGTAPVAQTDQEGALLAPGTPVAVLDIPALHVRQVVLEGTDSGVMTDGPGHRRDTPMPGQAGTSVLMGRAAAYGGPFERLGDLAAGDTFSVTTGQGRAKYRVFGIRRAGDPAPAPLDPGKGRIVLLTATGADFMPGGVLRVDAELVSAPAQTPAAVIRSGTLPGSEQPLARPGGMPWPLVMWLQALVAVAVGAVWAWHRWGRHQTWIVFAPVVAVLGLQVATRATELLPNLT; from the coding sequence GTGACGGTCGCCGTACAGACCACGCTCGCAACACCCTTGCCGCGGCCGGGTGTTCGCAGCGTCACCGCCGTCCGGCATCTCGCCCGCGGCGGACTCCTCACCCTCGCGGCCCTGCTGCTCGGCCTCACCGCGCAGCTGCTGTTCCTCAGCGGCTTCCAGGAACGGGCGGCCCAGCACGCCGCGTACGACTCCCTGCGCGCCCAACTCGCCCTCGGCACCGCCCCGGTGGCACAGACCGACCAGGAGGGCGCCCTGCTCGCCCCCGGTACCCCGGTGGCGGTCCTCGACATCCCCGCCCTCCACGTCCGCCAGGTGGTCCTGGAGGGCACCGACTCCGGGGTGATGACCGACGGCCCCGGCCACCGCCGGGACACCCCGATGCCGGGGCAGGCGGGCACCAGCGTGCTCATGGGCCGCGCCGCCGCGTACGGCGGTCCCTTCGAGCGCCTCGGCGACCTCGCCGCCGGCGACACGTTCAGTGTGACCACCGGCCAGGGCAGGGCGAAGTACCGGGTCTTCGGCATCCGGCGCGCCGGTGACCCCGCACCCGCCCCGCTCGACCCGGGCAAGGGCCGCATCGTCCTCCTGACGGCCACCGGAGCGGACTTCATGCCCGGCGGGGTGCTCCGGGTCGACGCCGAGCTGGTCTCGGCGCCGGCGCAGACCCCGGCCGCGGTCATCCGCTCCGGCACGCTCCCCGGGTCCGAGCAGCCGCTGGCGCGGCCCGGCGGCATGCCGTGGCCGCTGGTGATGTGGCTCCAGGCGCTGGTGGCCGTGGCGGTCGGCGCGGTGTGGGCCTGGCACCGCTGGGGCCGCCACCAGACCTGGATCGTCTTCGCCCCGGTCGTCGCGGTCCTCGGCCTCCAGGTCGCGACCCGCGCCACGGAACTCCTCCCGAACCTGACCTGA